A segment of the Chryseobacterium scophthalmum genome:
TTCAAGTCGCATAATCAGATTGAAGAGTTTAAGACCAAAGAACGTGATGCTTACCAAACGGCAACCCGGTATTCGGAGCAGTTGATGAACCACGGTTTGGCAAATTATCTGGAAGTATTGCGAGCGCAGGAAAACGAGTTGAATACACAGATTAATATCCTTGATGCAAAATATCAAAAGTTAAGTTCCATAGTGCAATTGTACAGGGCATTAGGTGGTGGCTGGGAGTAAATCAGGTAGATGAATTAACATACTAATCAAAAATTTCGTTGGTAATAGCTCATATTATTACCAACGATTTTTGCTTTTCAATATAACAATATGCTGGTATAGATTAACCATTTAAAAATAACCGTATGGATAAATTTTACAGTGAAACGCTATATAATCTGGAAACGGCAATCAACGAATTGGAGATTGAAGCCGATTGTTCAATACAACAGGTAGAAACCATAATTCAACTTATTATCCAAACCCTGTCCGATTTAAAGAAGTTTGTTTTAAAACGAGGGTTTAAAAATGCTGATGAGGAAATCCATTTTTTCAAACATCAGAAACCTGTTATTGTTGCAAAGCTCATTTACTACAATGCCGTTTATAAAATCGAAACAAAAAAACCTAACGGAACTAAGCCTATCAGGAAATATCTCAATGAAGAATTGAACAAGCTCAAACGGTATTTCGACAACAATCTTGAATTTTATAAATACTACCGGACGAATAACTCATTTATTGATGATAAGCTATTTATCAGGGGGAAATATGATATAAAATTGAGCTTAGACACCATTTATTTTGAAACCGACCATAGATTTTCTA
Coding sequences within it:
- a CDS encoding RteC domain-containing protein, giving the protein MDKFYSETLYNLETAINELEIEADCSIQQVETIIQLIIQTLSDLKKFVLKRGFKNADEEIHFFKHQKPVIVAKLIYYNAVYKIETKKPNGTKPIRKYLNEELNKLKRYFDNNLEFYKYYRTNNSFIDDKLFIRGKYDIKLSLDTIYFETDHRFSTIADYKAAKILANDLIQVYIEDQLNNNNQKTPSNSLALNWEESKTALTELVYALHSQGAFGNADIIAIAKTFESTFNISLGDFYHTFMELKARKINRTKFLDSLKESLLKKMDEEDEK